TGGTGATAACTTTAAAACACAATTACATCAAATTATTGACTTAAATAAAAGTATAAATGAACACAACAAGGAATTAAACAGACAAATAATTAATGTCATTGAAACAAATGAAGATCTGAATAAAAAAATGGATGTTCTCATAGATAATCAGAATAAATTAATTGAATTACTCATTGAAGAAAAAAAGGGAAAATGATTTATTAGAAGTTTTATTTAAATATTCTCTTCTAAAACTTCATATAATTCAGTGGTAGTTTTATTCCATGTGTATTTTTGTACAGTGTTCAATCCATTTTTTCTTATTTTTTCATATAATTCTGGATTTTCCTCAAGTATTTTAACTTGTCTTGCAAGAAGTTCTGGTTCTGGTTTTGTTATCATAGCATCATATTTGTTGGTTATAACTTCTGTAAAACCACCCGTATTTGTTGTAATAATAGGAGTTCCACTAGCGAGGGATTCAAGAACTTGACTTTATTTACTTTTTTTTTCATATACTTTTTATCGATATATCAAATTGGTAGATACTATTAATGTAATTACAAGGATACTATTGGATTATTTTCAAAGTAAATATCTCTCTTTTTAAGTGTTAAAAAGAAAAAATAAATATTAATTTTTTTTATTCATTATTTCTAAAACGTTTAATAAACCATTCTTTTTCAAAAATACTTTTAATTACTTTAGATAATATTTGTATTGAAATATATTGTCTTTTCATGATTAAATAATGAATTATCTGCCAATAATATGTTAAAGAGTAATTATAGTCATATCTTGAAATTACTTGACTAACTTCATCTATCATTATCTTTTTTGTACTATAATCTTCAGTAGATCTAATAACAACAGTCATAAGAACTAGAATATATAATTTAAGTTGGCTTTGAATAAATGTCTTATTTATATTATATTGTTCATATGAATCTATAATGTAGGTATATGAGTTAATTAAATCTTCTAAATGATTCTTAGTAAATGAAACAGACTCTGAACTAGTATTATCTGCTGTATATATAACACTATAATAATTATTTAATAGTATTATATCTTTTTTAGTACAACATATACATTTTGATAAGAATACACTATCTTCACCAAGATTAGATGGAAATTGAATATTATTTGATAGGAGAAAGGTTCTATCATAAATTCTGTCCAAAAAAATTTAGTCATATATCTAAGCTTATCATCAGTATTATTTGTAATTATACATTCATTGCATCTTGTGTCAAACTTGGTTGTATCATTATTCATGTAAATCATATAATTTGACATCATAAAATCAATATTATGGGTGTTTATAGTATTATAGGCAGTTTCAACAAAATCAGGACGATATTTATCATCTTGATCAAGAAACATTATATAATCTGAGGTTGCCTGTTTTATTGCCTGATTACGAGCATTTCCAACACCTTTATTTTCATCTAATAGTATTAGTTTAATGTTAGAGTATTGTTTTTGTAAATCTTGTATTATTTTTCGTGTATTATCTGATGAAGCATCATCTGTCATTATAATTTCCATGTCTGATAGGGGTAATGTTTGATTTAGTATGGATTTGAACATATTGTTAAATAGGTTATTTTTATTACCGTTTCGTGATTCAATATTGTAACATGGAATAATTATGCTGACTTTGTATTTATTTCTTTTTTCTAGGTTATGTTTGTGTTTAATTTTTTTTTCGCGGGGTGTTTCTTTGAACAAATTCATATATATATATATATCGATATATTTAAAATTGAGTCTATCTAAAATACCAAAAATAAGTAATTACATGTATATGTATTTGTTAATATTTGAATATATTTTAAAATATATATTTCTTCAAATAGGAACATCTTCTAAAAGAGAAAATAAGAAGAAAAAAATTATAACATACTGCTTTTTTTTAATTATTCCTTATTTCTAA
Above is a genomic segment from Methanosphaera sp. WGK6 containing:
- a CDS encoding glycosyltransferase family 2 protein, encoding MNLFKETPREKKIKHKHNLEKRNKYKVSIIIPCYNIESRNGNKNNLFNNMFKSILNQTLPLSDMEIIMTDDASSDNTRKIIQDLQKQYSNIKLILLDENKGVGNARNQAIKQATSDYIMFLDQDDKYRPDFVETAYNTINTHNIDFMMSNYMIYMNNDTTKFDTRCNECIITNNTDDKLRYMTKFFWTEFMIEPFSYQIIFNFHLILVKIVYSYQNVYVVLKKI